In the Endozoicomonas sp. SCSIO W0465 genome, AGTCGTAGAGCTTCATCAGTTGCTTTTTGTGAAATAGCATTTACCTGCTCTTGAGTAAGATTCCTCATTGCATTATTCAATAAATCAGCAGGTGCAAGATCAGTGTTTTGTGTTCGCTGAGTTACCTCTGTACTGTTAGTATTTGAGCTGGAACTTTGATCCTTTTGCAATGGATTATTATCAGACATTCTTATTATTCCTTTTTATACAGTACACAAATGCAGCTAACAATGACTTAACAGCCTTTCCAATTAGCTTATGATTTTTCAAAAAGACAACTACACTAGATCCTTTTCTGTAATACCAATCCACAAATAATGTACCTAGCTTATTTTCCAACAGGTAATCATTCCTAAATTTTCTAAGTGCTCTTACATCTGGGTGCTCTGGTGAGTCATAAAGGTAGCTAGCAACTACACAAAATGAATCTTTATACAGCTCAACAGTTATCCCCCCATTAGGAAATTCAATACGCTCACGAAAACGAGTATTATTTGGATACTGAAGCATCTTAATCAAATGAGGTCTATTTTTATCTACAATAGCCTTTATTTGCCTTGCCCTCTCTTGATCAATCTGAGATAGCAGTGCCCTTGAAGCAACCACGTCATTATCATTCAACCAAGTAGCTGTTTCAGTAACGTGTGATGGAAGGTGCTTCAAGATATCAAAATCGAGAAAAGAAGCAATTGCAGTATCTAACTTATTGATACCTGCCTGAATATCATCCTTATCTACACGAACATATTCATTTTTGCCCTTTTCTTCAAAGTGCAAACATAGCCTCTTAAGGATTTCGTATCTCTGATCAAATGTTAAGTACTTTGGAACAAGATTAAGCAATCGCTCCATAGTCTGACCAGACATCTTGGTCGCACCACTTTTCCACCTAGGAAAAGTCTCACGAGCATAATTTTCTGCCTTTAGACTGTGCTCTTCACCATACCTACTAAAAAGCTCATTGAGCTGCCTATTACTAAGGTCGAAGAATGCACCTTGTACATCTTTAACAACTGGTCCGAGCTTTGCCGAGAATGCATTGAATGCTCTTACGTGCTCAATAGCTTGTGACTGTCCGGAACTATACCGCCTTCTGTAACCCATTGAATATATTACCTAATCTTCATAATCCTTTAATTTTTATTTCTTTTTATAAGAACCAATTGTAGACAAATTATTGGGTAAGTAGTTCAAATCCCTAATATTCTCCCTTGCCTGGGATTGTATGCCTTACACCACCTTTAGGCTTTTCTACATCCCCTTTTCTTCTTGGTATCAGGTGCATATGGCAATGAAATATTGTCTGCCCTGCATCTTCACCACAATTCAATCCGATATTAAAGCCTGTAATACTCGAATCACTTTCCTGTAGTGCTACTTTCTGCTGCTGTAACAGCTGATTCAGAGCATTCACTTCTGCCTGTCCAAGGTCAAAGTACGTTTCAGCATGTCGCTTAGGGATGATAAGGCTATGTCCTTCAGTTACTGGGTATCCATCACGAATCACGTACCCAAGTTCATTAGAGGCAATAACTCGATCTTGGGGTATTTCACAGAAGAGACAGCCCTTTTCTCTGTGTTCATATGATTCACGTACTACTCGAAAATCGGTATCGTCCCTGTCCTTCTTCATTGAGTTACATGAATAACACAATGCTTGAAGGTTAGTAAGGTCATCTGAGCCACCACAATTTCTAGGGATAATGTGGTCTACTTCTAGTGCTTTTTCCTGAGCTGAAATACCACATAGTTCACAATGAAACTTTGCTCTTTTAAGTACTTCATATCTGTCAGTGCCACTTATGTATCCAGATGACTTTTTCCTATGCGACCATACAGAATCACCACGACTTTCGATGAAGTCTATTAGCCGTTTCTGACACAGGTGCTTCAACTTTTGTACTTCTAGTTCAGATAATGAGTCAAAGCCATTCAAGGAGTACATCTTTCCATCTTTCTGAACAACACCATTCTTCCTGAGTACCTGACCAACCATGCTATTAGTTGTCTTGATGTAGTACTCGATCTGACT is a window encoding:
- a CDS encoding CFI-box-CTERM domain-containing protein gives rise to the protein MGYRRRYSSGQSQAIEHVRAFNAFSAKLGPVVKDVQGAFFDLSNRQLNELFSRYGEEHSLKAENYARETFPRWKSGATKMSGQTMERLLNLVPKYLTFDQRYEILKRLCLHFEEKGKNEYVRVDKDDIQAGINKLDTAIASFLDFDILKHLPSHVTETATWLNDNDVVASRALLSQIDQERARQIKAIVDKNRPHLIKMLQYPNNTRFRERIEFPNGGITVELYKDSFCVVASYLYDSPEHPDVRALRKFRNDYLLENKLGTLFVDWYYRKGSSVVVFLKNHKLIGKAVKSLLAAFVYCIKRNNKNV
- a CDS encoding HIT domain-containing protein, yielding MTFNELEEYISKKMKMSHVYQPVMLMELLEHRGACHQADIAKAILSNDISQIEYYIKTTNSMVGQVLRKNGVVQKDGKMYSLNGFDSLSELEVQKLKHLCQKRLIDFIESRGDSVWSHRKKSSGYISGTDRYEVLKRAKFHCELCGISAQEKALEVDHIIPRNCGGSDDLTNLQALCYSCNSMKKDRDDTDFRVVRESYEHREKGCLFCEIPQDRVIASNELGYVIRDGYPVTEGHSLIIPKRHAETYFDLGQAEVNALNQLLQQQKVALQESDSSITGFNIGLNCGEDAGQTIFHCHMHLIPRRKGDVEKPKGGVRHTIPGKGEY